The candidate division KSB1 bacterium genome segment CTTTTTTCTTTGATCTCTGGAAAGCATTTGAGCAGAATAAAGACTTTGCAACTCTGACCCAGCAGGTATTAAAAAATGATGAATTCTGGGGTAGAGATTTGAATGAAATCCCTGGTTTGAGCGACGTTGTCTGCCGGCATGTTGAAACGATTCTTGCAAAGGGGATGGCAGGTGCGCTTAACGATTTGCTGTAACTCGGCATTGATGTCGAGAGGGTTAGGGCTGTCCAAAAAGCGATAACGACGCTGACCTTTTTCAAAAAGGTTCGCGTCTTCTTGACCCGGACACAAACGCTAACCTTCTTGGAGAAGGTCAGCGTTTCCTAAGAGAATAGAGCGAAGGCGTCTCGCCGAGCGTTTTTCGAAGTTCTGCGCTTATCCATCCTCGGCGGCACGCCTTCGGACTAGTTTTTTTGACTTTTGATTGTTTATCAAAACCAACTTTTCTGAAAAAACGAAATTAAAAACGGTTAACCAAAGAGAGAAAATATGTCTCGAATTGAAATTGTCAAACAAATGCTCGACTGCGGTGCGGTCGCCGTCATTCGCATGAGCGACTCGCAGAAACTCATGAAAGTGGCCGAAGCCGTCTGCAAAGGCGGCATTCCTTTTTTGGAGATTACCATGACCACACCGGGCGCGCTTCAGGTGATCGAAGCTTGTGCGAAGAAGATGGGAGACGAGATTTTAGTCGGCGTCGGTTCTGTTCTTGACGCCGAAACCGCACGGTTGGCCATCCTTGCCGGCGCACAGTACGTGGTGAGCCCCATCTTGAATCCGGAAGTCATCCGAATGGCGCATCGCTATGACGTCCCGGCGATCCCCGGGGCCTTTACTCCAACGGAGATTTTACAAGCGCATGAACAAGGAGCGGATATCGTCAAAGTGTTCCCCGCCGATGTCGTCGGGATGGCCTTCTTTAAGGCCGTTAAAGCCCCGCTGCCGCAGGTTAACCTAATGCCTACGGGCGGCGTTTCTTTAACAAACGCCGGAGACTGGATAAAAGCCGGCGCCTGCGCGGTTGGCGTGGGCAGCGCGCTGTTAGACAAAAAGGCAATCGCGGATGAAAACTACCCTGTATTAACTGAGAATGCAAGAATCTTGCGCAAAAGTATTTTGGAGGGACGTAAATAGAATCTAAATTGAGCGATTAGCTTTTGGCTATTAGCTCTTAGCTGATAAAAATCAATTAGTTGAAAATGGTTAATGTAGTTCACCTAATAGGTGAAACGATATTCAGGATGTAAATTCATTAAAAATAGAAGCCAAAGGCCAGGAGCTAATGAACAAACGCGTATTTTAGGTAGAATTATGAGTCATAAAATCGTTATGTTAGGCGAAATCATGTTGAGGCTTTCGACGCCGGGCTTCAGCCGCTTTGTGCAGGCGCCAAGCTTTGACCTCACCTACGGTGGCGGGGAAGCCAATGTCGCCGTCTCTTTGGCGAACTACGGCTTGCAGAGCTATTTTGTAACAAAATTACCGGCCAATGAAATTGGACAGGCGGCGCTGAACCATCTGCGCAGATTCGGCGTGAATGTCGATTATATCGTACGTGGCGGCGAGCGTCTTGGAATTTACTTCCTGGAATCCGGTGCGAGCCAACGGCCGTCGAAGGTCATTTACGACCGCGCTCATTCTGCTGTGAGTGAACTGAAATCCGCTGAAGTTGATTGGCAGAAAGTGTTTGAAAATGCAACCTGGTTTCATTGGACCGGGATTACGCCTGCCCTTGGCCAACTCTCGCAGGAGTGCTTAGAAGAGGCTTGCAAAGCCGCAAAAGCGGCCGGCGCCACAATCAGCTGCGACTTAAACTTCCGCAAAAAGCTCTGGACGCCTGAACAAGCTCAA includes the following:
- a CDS encoding tagaturonate reductase (catalyzes the formation of D-tagaturonate from D-altronate) — its product is FFFDLWKAFEQNKDFATLTQQVLKNDEFWGRDLNEIPGLSDVVCRHVETILAKGMAGALNDLL
- the eda gene encoding bifunctional 4-hydroxy-2-oxoglutarate aldolase/2-dehydro-3-deoxy-phosphogluconate aldolase; its protein translation is MSRIEIVKQMLDCGAVAVIRMSDSQKLMKVAEAVCKGGIPFLEITMTTPGALQVIEACAKKMGDEILVGVGSVLDAETARLAILAGAQYVVSPILNPEVIRMAHRYDVPAIPGAFTPTEILQAHEQGADIVKVFPADVVGMAFFKAVKAPLPQVNLMPTGGVSLTNAGDWIKAGACAVGVGSALLDKKAIADENYPVLTENARILRKSILEGRK
- a CDS encoding sugar kinase, whose amino-acid sequence is MSHKIVMLGEIMLRLSTPGFSRFVQAPSFDLTYGGGEANVAVSLANYGLQSYFVTKLPANEIGQAALNHLRRFGVNVDYIVRGGERLGIYFLESGASQRPSKVIYDRAHSAVSELKSAEVDWQKVFENATWFHWTGITPALGQLSQECLEEACKAAKAAGATISCDLNFRKKLWTPEQAQATMRPLMEYVDVCIANEEDAEKSLGLNVKDSDVDQAKLDETAYFEIAENLKRDYDFQTVAITLRESFSASRNGWSALLLDKKDCQKPYHSRHYDIQIVDRVGGGDAFAGALIFALLSKKNTKNALEFAVAASCLKQTIPGDFNLVSAEEVEKLAGGSGSGRVER